The Musa acuminata AAA Group cultivar baxijiao chromosome BXJ1-8, Cavendish_Baxijiao_AAA, whole genome shotgun sequence genomic sequence TTCTATGGCCGCTTCTCGGCCGCCCAACGGGCCATCGTGGCCGACTTCATCCGGTCCCTCTCCCCCAACGGGGCCTCCCCCCCACCGCCCTCAGCCGCCTCCTGGTGGCAAACCATCGCCCGGTATGGCGGTGCTGCCGTGCACTTCTCCCTCGGCCCGCAGCTTATCGACGAGTCATACTCCAAGGGAAAGCTGCTCTCCTCCTCCGACGTGGCCACCTTGGCTGCTAGAGCGGCGTCCGGGAGGGGTTCCAGGGCCATCAGCGTGGTCGTCACCGCGGCGGACGTGGCGGTTGACGGCTTCTGCTCGAGCCGGTGCGGGACGCACGGACGACTTCCGGGCTCGGCCGGGTTCGTCTGGGTGGGCGACTCGGCGAGCCAATGCCCGGGCCAGTGCGCGTGGCCCTTCCACCAACCGCTCTACGGGCCGCAGACCCCGCCGCTGGTAGCTCCAAACGGCGACGTGGGGATGGACGGAGTCGTCATCAACCTGGCGACGCTGCTGGCTGGGGCGGCGACGAACCCCAACGGCGACGGCTACTACCAGGGGCCAGCGGATGCGCCGCTGGAGGCGGTGACAGCGTGCACGGGGGTGTTCGGCAGCGGTGCTTATCCCGGGTACCCGGGTAAAGTCCTGGTGGACCCGTCAAGCGGGGCCAGCTACAACGCGAAAGGATTGGGCGGGAGAAAGTATTTGTTGCCTGCGATGTGGGACCCGGTAACGTCTCAGTGCTCCACGTTAGTCTAACGCGGGCGTCGAAGCGGGTATCTTAAAATTACAGAAAGATCGACGGAAATACTTGTATTAAACATGTGGCCCTCTTAGTAAAGAGAATAAAATTATTACTGTCGAAAGGGAATAAACGTTCCGTCCTTTAACTAAAGGGGATAGGAAACGATGCTATATATTGTCCGTTGAAAGTTCCGCTTAGTAAAGAGATATGATTGTTGACAATGCTGTCAAAGTGCGATGTGCATCTTGAAACTTCTTTTTGCCTTTTCTTCTCCACAAGCACAATGCCGTAATATGCTTTCAGCTTGTTGAAGAGCATCTTCATCAGTTTTTCTAAAATAGTCCAACAAATATATGATGTGTTAGTTATAGGATGATTTTTCTCAAAATACTTATATATTAGACATTTTCAATTGATGCCgtcatttttaataatatttgtaatttaaaaaatatttaaattatctctCAAATTTAAATATTTGAGAGATAATTTGATGTATGTGTCTGGATCATCATAACAAAAGCACTATAAATGAGCCAAATTATACATTAGAAATCATTTGATGTATTATACTATGATTtagataatatttataatattttaagatCAATATCAgacaaatagaaataaaaaaattagtttgttataatgttttaaccatcataataaaaaatactataaaatttaaTCACAAATACTGTAATTAATTCAAAtgaacttctaaattcaaacaaactaattaaaagtataaaaatatgatattataataatcTACGAGTAATGACAATCGAAAGAGATATAATATgatatcatttatagtatttttcaaaagtatttatagtatttttaatatctcaataaaaatattataagtattattgaaaaatactataaacgaGCTAAATGAAGATACTATAATAGTTTAAAACTagtaaaaaaaaggataaaaaattatcaaaaaaaattttgagaggtattttagattttttttaaattaggggTACCGTTTAAAATTAGGGATACCTTTTGAAATATGGAGGGTATCGAttgaaaaatacttaaaatatgagtattttctatgaaaatcatcCTTTGTTAAATTTATGTGTTTGAGGtgaaaaaagataaattaaaaagATAGTCTCATATTGTTAAGGATGGAAAgggttaaattatatatattaagttAGACTTGTAACCAAAAAACTTAAATGTTTAGGTTGAATTGATGTCCAATTTGATATGTATCAATCTTTACTTGTTTAACTTATATCCATCATTAATATTCAGATTTTTAATATGGTACTAGTGTCAAGtagttaaaaatataatttaaatgaattaattaaaaaaataaatcaagatAATTTTGGTAGCAAAAAagaaataagattttattttaaaaaactaaCTAAGAAGATAGTCCAACATGATAGTATTAGGATATAAAATATGACAAATATGATATGTTAACTTTCAAgttatgcaagataacaagctcacaAATATGACACGTAAAATATCTCAATATGATTTATGATATGTTTGTATACGACAGGAAATCCAAATCCAACCAAACAATGTCTTAGGGTTCCTGGAGAACCCTCCTGGTATCGACTCGTCTCTTTCCTTTCAATCATTGCTCGGAGCATGGGACGGTCTAGAGTAGTTATCTATGGTAGTGCGCGCGCGTGCGCGTGCCCATTAATTTCCTTAGCTCCAACGTCATCTAAAGACTAGTTGATCCATATCCGACATCAGCTCCCAATCCTTCCTCCAACCGACTCCATGTTTGGCCTCTCACGCTTCTCCCTCTACTTGCCCCTAATAATGAGCTCGGTCCCAGGTCTTTCTCTTGTCCATTCACCAGTGTCCTTGTTATGACCCAAACCCTCTGATTCCAAGCTGTTCTCAAGTTTCTCTCATCAGTCTCCTCTGGCTGCtattcatatattatatatacacagAGGGAAACATCAATTCTGATATCACACTCTGAGCAGTTGTTTTCGTGCGTTATtttctagaagaagaagaatgcacTGATTGAAGATGCTAAACTGATAGTGTCGGCAGACGCTAAACTAATAACTATCTGATACCTTGCTCACTCCAAGTTGTTAAAGAGAGAAAAGTAGGATGAGTTGGGTCGGACAAACTTGTTGTAATCATGTACATGAGATTCTCCATGCACtcaatatctttcttttttcGGAAGCCTtacctttctttttcttcctaataAAGAGATAAGTTGCATCATCTTGAGTCTACTGTCGCTTAGTTTGATGTCTCTTACGCGACAGTATTTTCGTCTTGGATACAACAAGGAGGATGACTTAACCATCAGTTAATTTATGGGGCTACGAGAGCTCTGGAATTGACTCTGTTCATGGACTCTGGATATCCATCAACAAACATGGGAACTTCACCAAAAGTGTCGAAAGCTTTAGGGTCCATGAAATTAGGTATACGGGGCTCATCACTTGTTCTAAAGCTTATTAGAACATTTCCATGATCGAATATATATAGCACAAAAACTATACATTTTACACCACACTTGGCAACACTAATTATTGGCACCATGCAATTGTCTTTGATGTTGTTCTTCTTGTTATGCAGCTTGGCATTTGTTGTTTAATCTGAGTACAATTGCAGCATATATGTGATTGGAAATATTGAGAAAATCATGTATAATCCATGTACTTATGATGGAAGATTAGCATTACTGAGGGATTAGATGGGCAAAGCTAAGGATGATAGAAGATTAAGATTTGAATAACTGATTTGattgatcataaaaaaaaatctgtataaatatttattttcttaataaataaaattttatctctttTATAAGATCTTAATTCTTCATGGTATTAGAGCTTCTATTCTATTTGTTATTATTGATTTACTTGATGATCCTTTTATTGATTCTCGTTTCTTCTTCGGTTATACCAAGAATGTTTCGCCCCTACAAGTCATAGGTATcctgcaagtcaatcacatgagtgatgacatgtgtgatatgacatgtaatcttttttgcttattattattatgatatttttttattttatatatatatttttatatgtatattgtgatatacgtggatctgtgcaataaaaattggatcgtgatgagatcatgattatgagactgattcgcctttaaatacagatcttaaataatctcagttataggttactcgagagaaacATTGAGATAATTAGACAGATTGGTATGTTGTATACCAATTCATATGATGGTGGCGATTGATCTTATAATTGCTCATATGGGaaaactagggatacagtgcaggtgctcattggagaatgagttcactgattgatccgttcatagaatgctagatggttgatgatccctcattgttagacaacgattctgttgtctcaatagtgtatctggtacttagacttgagacaccaaggatatcttgtatgagtactccactctttgatatcagacttataggtctggaagttcaaatctagtacaaccggttatcgggagtgacagccaactttacgagagctattgagtgtcgataaaggatcatcctctCTCAGTATCCctaagctagggtcattcggattgagagaaaaagagttctatgAGAGAATCCAATTAAAACAAGACTCAAATAAAAATCGTATAggcttgatagtaccatgcccggtatacggtttctagggtattagatgggtaagggactatagatatatggtaactaagaacagataggtccaatagattggattctcctatatcgtctagggattgcGGTGTACTGACATAGTAtgt encodes the following:
- the LOC103994551 gene encoding protein EXORDIUM-like 2, which codes for MATFHYLLLLSLLLLLSYSDAAAPRKLVLVQQPPLVLKYHNGPLLKGDYTLSLLFYGRFSAAQRAIVADFIRSLSPNGASPPPPSAASWWQTIARYGGAAVHFSLGPQLIDESYSKGKLLSSSDVATLAARAASGRGSRAISVVVTAADVAVDGFCSSRCGTHGRLPGSAGFVWVGDSASQCPGQCAWPFHQPLYGPQTPPLVAPNGDVGMDGVVINLATLLAGAATNPNGDGYYQGPADAPLEAVTACTGVFGSGAYPGYPGKVLVDPSSGASYNAKGLGGRKYLLPAMWDPVTSQCSTLV